Proteins from a single region of Hermetia illucens chromosome 3, iHerIll2.2.curated.20191125, whole genome shotgun sequence:
- the LOC119650993 gene encoding ATP-dependent DNA helicase PIF1-like: MRTTETPICNIAKSSAMTKILQVCKLIVWDECTMAHKRSLEALERTLKDLRDNQTLFGGAMILLSGDFRQTLPVIPRSTVADELNACLQSSNLWQYVKTLQLTTNVRVFLQQDETANVFAKQLLGIGNNKISVTSHNPKEELMGRVFPDIAQNFNNHNWLGERAILAAKNKDVEDLNATIQNFLPGQLVSFKSVDTVMNQDDVVNYPTEFLNSLELSGLPPHNLQLKIGSVVMMLRNINQPRLCNGTRLVVKKLMNNVIEATIIKGKYKGEDPADTDDSNGFTIRF; the protein is encoded by the exons ATGCGAACCACCGAAACACCAATTTGCAACATCGCCAAAAGTAGTGCAATGACCAAGATCCTACAGGTATGCAAATTGATTGTTTGGGATGAATGCACAATGGCCCATAAGAGGTCACTGGAGGCACTGGAGAGGACGTTGAAAGATCTTCGTGACAACCAAACTCTTTTTGGTGGGGCCATGATTCTGTTGTCAGGTGATTTTCGTCAGACTCTTCCAGTTATTCCCCGATCAACTGTTGCTGATGAACTAAATGCATGCCTACAATCATCGAATTTGTGGCAGTATGTAAAGACACTCCAATTAACAACTAACGTGCGAGTATTTTTGCAACAAGATGAAACTGCGAATGTGTTTGCGAAGCAGTTGTTAGGCATTGGAAATAATAAA ATTTCTGTCACATCACACAACCCAAAAGAGGAGCTTATGGGTCGTGTTTTCCCAGATATAGCGCAAAACTTCAATAACCATAATTGGCTGGGTGAACGAGCAATATTGGCGGCGAAAAATAAAGATGTCGAGGATCTCAATGCGACCATTCAGAATTTTCTTCCAGGACAATTGGTTTCCTTCAAATCAGTCGACACCGTTATGAACCAGGATGACGTAGTCAACTATCCCACGGAGTTTTTAAATTCACTGGAATTATCTGGATTACCACCTCACAATTTGCAGTTAAAAATAGGGTCAGTTGTCATGATGCTGCGTAACATTAATCAACCTCGACTGTGCAATGGAACAAGACTGGTTGTGAAAAAGCTGATGAATAACGTCATTGAGGCAACaatcataaaaggaaaatacaaaGGAGAGGATCCCGCGGATACCGATGATTCCAACGGATTTACCATTCGATTTTAA
- the LOC119650991 gene encoding uncharacterized protein LOC119650991, translating into MVERLHRQLKAAIRCHANDSWTRVLPTVLLGIRAAWCEDLLATSAELVYGTTLRLPGEFWSDTTDATTDQTAFITEFRRHFDKLRPVQTVRHGYRTPFIFKDLETATHVFVRHDAVKSALKMPYDGPYTVVRRKDKNFVVKIRGRDVTVSIDRLKPAYIFAEGSGDQGFALNLPATVQPAVEQPQAPPPAIDETPPQGQDQQRNPVNDDLPNEPRRSGRRVRFVDRYQAGYS; encoded by the coding sequence ATGGTCGAGAGACTTCATCGGCAGCTGAAAGCAGCGATACGTTGCCACGCAAACGACTCATGGACCAGAGTACTACCAACGGTACTTTTGGGCATCCGCGCGGCCTGGTGCGAAGATCTACTGGCAACATCGGCCGAGCTCGTTTACGGCACAACGCTCCGACTACCTGGAGAATTTTGGTCTGACACGACTGATGCAACGACTGACCAGACCGCTTTCATTACGGAGTTTCGTCGGCATTTTGATAAGTTACGACCGGTACAAACGGTACGTCATGGCTATAGGACACCTTTTATCTTCAAAGACCTGGAAACCGCAACACACGTTTTCGTACGCCACGACGCGGTCAAGTCCGCCTTAAAAATGCCGTACGATGGCCCTTATACTGTCGTCCGTCGTAAGGATAAAAATTTCGTCGTAAAAATACGAGGCCGAGACGTAACAGTCTCCATTGATAGATTGAAACCGGCCTATATTTTTGCCGAGGGTAGCGGCGATCAAGGTTTCGCACTAAACCTGCCAGCAACAGTACAACCCGCCGTGGAGCAACCACAAGCACCTCCGCCAGCCATCGACGAAACACCACCACAGGGTCAAGATCAACAGCGCAACCCAGTTAATGATGACCTACCGAATGAACCACGTCGGTCTGGTCGACGAGTTCGTTTTGTAGATCGTTATCAAGCTGGTTATTCATAA
- the LOC119650992 gene encoding uncharacterized protein LOC119650992: MSQSGKVPSVRFSADEDELLVEFVQKEDILYDLKHPEFKNMTKKDLLWNEIGRALKKEDIIDFLSNQVLQFSRACPMAATQLRKPQCFQNSLAFCSQSIWSAGGSECKKRWRSMRDHCKREKKEEKGTTRKAANKKRAQY, translated from the exons ATGTCCCAAAGCGGGAAAGTGCCATCAGTGAGGTTTTCGGCCGACGAGGACGAATTGTTAGTTGAGTTCGTCCAAAAGGAAGATATATTATATGACCTTAAACATCCTGAATTCAAAAACATGACAAAGAAAGACCTGCTGTGGAATGAAATAGGAAGAGCATTGAAGAAAGAAGATAT TATAGACTTCCTGAGTAACCAGGTGCTACAATTCTCACGTGCTTGCCCTATGGCAGCTACACAGTTGAGGAAACCCCAGTGTTTCCAAAATTCTTTGGCTTTCTGTTCCCAGTCTATTTGGTCGGCAGGCG GAAGTGAGTGCAAGAAACGGTGGAGAAGTATGAGGGATCACTGCAAAagggagaaaaaagaagaaaaaggtacAACCAGGAAAGCTGCTAACAAGAAAAGAGCTCAGTACTGA